TTTCGCCGCCAAGTATCCCGACTCGATTTTCGCGCGTGACGCCGCCGTTGCCTACGCCAACGCCCTGGTGACATCCGGCGATCCGGCGCGGGCGGCGGCGCTGCTGGAAAAGTACCGCCGTCCATATCGCTCGGACTTGGAATTCGCCTATGGGCGCGCGCTGCTTCGCGCCGGTGATAACGCGCGCGGCGCCGACGTGCTGCGCCACATTTACTTCTCTGCCCCGCTGGCCTCCGAAGCCGATGATGCCGGCAAGCTGCTGGGTACGTCCGGCGGCCTGGGCGCCACCTACGCGCTGCAGAAGACGCGTGCCGACCAGTTCGCGCTGGCGCGGCGCTATCGCGAAGCGGTGCCGGAATATCAAGCGCTGTCGCAGTTGGCTTCGCCGGAAGACCGCCCCGTGGTGCAGGTCGCGCTCGCCGGCGTCATGCACCACAGCGGTGACGATCGCCAAGCCCGGCATATGCTCGCATCCATGTCGCTGCCACCCGGCGATCTGAACGGCGAGCGGCTTTACTATCTCGCCGAGATGGCGCGCACCGCCGGTGATGATGACCTCTTTCTCAGCACGCTGGCGCAAGTCCGGCAGGCCGCGCCCTCCAGCGTTTGGCTGGAGCAAGCGCTGCTCAGCGCCGGCAACATGTTCCTGCTGCGCAACGACTACGATCGCGCCATTGATTGCTATCGCGAAATCGTGGAGCGTTTTCCGCAGGGCAAGCTCGCGCCTTACGCGCACTGGAAGGTAGCGTGGCTCAACCTCCGCCAGGGACGCGCCGACACCGCGCGCCGGGGGTTCGAAGAGCAGATCGCGCGCTATCCGGCGTCGCAGCAAGTTCCGGCCGCGGTCTACTGGCGCGCACGATTGGCCGAGGAGGAGCAGGATCCGCCTAAGGCTCGCATCTATTACCAAAAGCTCTCGCAACGCTTCCGCAATTATTACTACGCCGAGCTGGCGCGGCAGCGGTTACAGGACCTGAGGCGCACGGCGGCGTCCGATCCCGATCCCGTGTTGGAAAAAATTCCGCCGATCCGCTTTACGTCGGCCTACACCCGCGTCGAGCCGTCGGCCGACGATCTGCGGGCGCAGAAAGCGCAATTGCTGCAGAACGGCGGGCTCACCGAATTCGCTATTCGTGAGCTGAAAATGGCTTCCGACGAAGGCGGAGCGTCCTGGGCAACCGCGGAAATGGCGCGTCTGTATCGTGACAATGGCCAGTATTACCGCGCCTTGCAGGTGCTGAAACGCGCTGTGCCGTCGTACTTTGCCATGGATCTGGAAGCATTGCCGCGTCCCTACTGGGAGGACCTGTTCCCGCGTCCGTGGTGGGCGGACGTGAAGAAATACTCGTCGACGAACGGTCTGGATCCCTTCCTGGTGGCTTCTCTGATCCGCCAGGAGTCGGAATTCAACCCGGAGGCCATCTCGCACGCCAATGCCTTTGGTCTCATGCAGGTGCTGCCCAGCACCGGGCGCAAGCTGGCCCGCTCGATGAAGGTGCACGGATTCTCCAACCAGCAGTTGCTGGTGCCCAATTTCAACCTGCAACTGGGAACGCGTTACTTCCGCGAGCTGGTGGACCATTTCAACGGGCACGTGGAATACGCGCTCGCGGCCTATAACGCGGGGAGCGATCGCGTCGAGAGCTGGCTGGCCAACGGGAAATATCGCGACGCGACCGAATTTGTAGAGTCCATACCGTTCAGCGAGACCCGCGAGTACGTGCAGGCCATCTTGCGCAACGCCACGGTGTACAAGCGCCTGTACGGAACGCCGTAGAGGTCTCCAGCCCCGCAGCCTGCAGCCCGAAGCCTGCAACCCGCCCTACGGCCAGATCCCGCGCCACTTGGTCGCCATGGCGACTCGGTCAATCGCCAGGATGTATGCCCCCGTGCGCATGTCCGCCCTGTACTTCTGAGCTGTTTTGTGGACGTCCTCGAAAGCGCGCACCATGATCTTCTCCAGCCGGCGATTCACGTCGTTCTCGTCCCAGAAGAGTTCCTGCAGGTCCTGCACCCATTCGAAGTAAGACACGGTCACTCCGCCGGCGTTGGCCAGGATGTCGGGCAGCACCATGACGCCCTTCTTGTGGAGCACGGCATCCGCACCCGGCGTGGTCGGCCCGTTGGCTGCCTCGGCCACGATTCTCGCCCGGATGCGATCGGCGTTGGCGATGGTGATCTGGTTTTCCAGCGCTGCCGGAACCAGGATGTCGCAGTCGAGTTGCAGTAGCGCCTCGTTTCCGATCGGCTCCGAATCCTGGAATTCCACCACCGAGCCGGTTTTTTCTTTGTGCGCAAGCAGCGCCTGGATATCGAGCCCCTTGCGGTTCAGTACGCCACCGCGCGAGTCG
The nucleotide sequence above comes from Terriglobia bacterium. Encoded proteins:
- a CDS encoding transglycosylase SLT domain-containing protein, which produces MRIRSLIALALTLALATSALAFPTSTSSKKNASSARSKSKKRKKTVSPRRIRRIHRAFVASAELKPMARQLLEDRSRAAYAGVEVYARRHAHDDAGVLANLALAYAHILDHEPAKAVAPLKLAQARAGDLADYTTYFLGSSYQATAQTDLAILTLRDFAAKYPDSIFARDAAVAYANALVTSGDPARAAALLEKYRRPYRSDLEFAYGRALLRAGDNARGADVLRHIYFSAPLASEADDAGKLLGTSGGLGATYALQKTRADQFALARRYREAVPEYQALSQLASPEDRPVVQVALAGVMHHSGDDRQARHMLASMSLPPGDLNGERLYYLAEMARTAGDDDLFLSTLAQVRQAAPSSVWLEQALLSAGNMFLLRNDYDRAIDCYREIVERFPQGKLAPYAHWKVAWLNLRQGRADTARRGFEEQIARYPASQQVPAAVYWRARLAEEEQDPPKARIYYQKLSQRFRNYYYAELARQRLQDLRRTAASDPDPVLEKIPPIRFTSAYTRVEPSADDLRAQKAQLLQNGGLTEFAIRELKMASDEGGASWATAEMARLYRDNGQYYRALQVLKRAVPSYFAMDLEALPRPYWEDLFPRPWWADVKKYSSTNGLDPFLVASLIRQESEFNPEAISHANAFGLMQVLPSTGRKLARSMKVHGFSNQQLLVPNFNLQLGTRYFRELVDHFNGHVEYALAAYNAGSDRVESWLANGKYRDATEFVESIPFSETREYVQAILRNATVYKRLYGTP